One Salvelinus sp. IW2-2015 unplaced genomic scaffold, ASM291031v2 Un_scaffold16560, whole genome shotgun sequence genomic window, TTCCGTCATCACTGTGKCTTCCTCAGTGTGCttccctgaggaaggcacagtgatgccgaaacgtttgTGGGAGATTATACACAGAGTGTgctactttctttattttgatagtttattggTCAACACATACAACAMAATACCAAATACATACAATAGAATACTACCCAAAAGCTACAGTACGAAGCTTCCAGTGTCTAGAAACAGAATCAGTGACTTTGATGAAACTGAGCCATCTCCTTGTCTATGGAGAAGTTTATGTCAGTGACACAAAGCCTGACCAGTCAAGTAACAACATTTTCCTGATTTAACCTTTGACCCCACAGCACTCAGGGCCTCACCAGTGTTGGTGYCTGAGGTGTCAGTACTGGAGGGAAGCTCTGTGACCCTTGTCTGTGGGTCCTCTGTGAAGGATCGCGGGTATTACACATGCTGGGGCAGAACTTGTGATAACACGTGGTATGGATGTGATTGTTCTAACCCCATAGTGAAGATGAATAGAGGTATCATCACATTCAATGACTCAAAAATGCACAGCCTCAGCGGGGAAGACCTCACCATTMCCAACCTTCAGGACAGCAGAAGATACTGCTGTTGTGTAGATAYRAGCAGTTTCCCTTACAACGACCATGTAACAWYCTACAGTCTAAAGGTAGTAAAAGGCAAGTGTTGATGACTCATTGTTATTGCTTGTTGCATTTATCCTCATTATGATCAAAATGGAYGTTTAGAGTATTTACATTGGCTACTAGATAKTGTACACCACCAATGTCTCTGTTACACAGGTTGTGAGAGGAACCTAATGAATGGAGTGGATTTTAGGATAAATYGTATAGAGAAAGGTTTTGTACKKCAAGATGCAAGTCAGTGCAGACAGAAATGCACCGAATTGTACAATTGCCAGTACTTTACCTTTGTTGGAAAAGAAGCAAAGATTGACCAAACTAACAGGTACATgcgcaaatgtttttttataaaacaaatgtaattgaGCTTCTGCAAATAAAGGCTTTTGAACCACGCCAGTTATTTTGGTCATTGTGTTCATTTCTGATAAGTAACACCCTTTCTCATATTTGTCCCACAGAGACATGTGTTTTCTGAAGGCCTCAACTGGTGATAGTTCTGTCACAATACAGTACCTCCAACATGCAACCTCAGGCTACTCTCTGAAAAACTGCAGTGGTAAAGGTGAACACATGCAGTTAATgaacagtgcattctgaaagtattcagaccccttgactttttctacattttgttaagttacagccttattccaaaatgtattacatKGTTTTTTCCCCACTTATCAATCGACAcagtaccacataatgacaaagcaaaaacaggttttagatttttttgcaaatgtataaaaaaaaaaattaactgaaatatgacatttacagaagtattcagaccctttctttactcagtacttttttgaagaacctttggtagcgattacagcctcaagtcttcttggatatgacgccacaagcttggcacacctgtatttggggagtttgatcgggttcaagtccgggctctggctgggccactcaaggacattcaaagacttgtcccgaaaccgctcttgtgttgtcttggctgttggcccttgtctgaggtcctgagcgctctggagaaggtttcattcaaggatttctctgtactttgctccgttcatctttccctcgatcctgaatagtcacccagtctctgccactgaaaaaaatccccacagcatgatgctgccactaccatgcttcaccgtagggatggtgtcaggtttcctccagatgtgacgcttggcattcaggccaaagagttcaatcttggtttgatcYGACCAAAGAATCTTGAGAGtcctctgagagtcctttaggtgccttttggccaactccaagcagcctgtcatatgccttttactgaggagtggctggccactctaccataaagggctgattggtggagtgctgcagtgatgtgtgtccttctgaaaggttctcccatctccacagaggaactctagagctctgtcagagtgactatcgggttcttggtcacctccctgaccatggcccttcttccccgattgctcagtttggccaggcggccagctcttgttcttggggatcttcaatgctgcagaatttttttggtacccttccccagatctgtgcctcggcacaatcctttctcggtgctctacagacaattccttggacctcatggcttggtttttgctctgacatccactgtcaactatgggaccttatatagacaggtgtgtgcctttccaaatcatgtccaatcaattgaatttaccacaggtggactccaattaagttgtagaaacatctcaaggatgatcaatagaaacgggatgtacctgagctcaattttgagtctcatagcaaagggtctgaatacttacttatgtatttttaatacatttgcaaaaatgtcaaaaaaacagttttcactttgtcattatgggctattgtatgtagattaatgagggaaaaatgtatttaatcatttttagaatacggctgtaacataacaaaatgtggaaaaagggaagggatctgaatactttccgaatgcactgtatatgtgagtCATGTACTTCTAAGGATCAGAGATCAACTTTGTTAATAGGCCCTATTAAACAGACTAGCATAGACATGGATATCAAACTCGCTTATTTTGTGTTTCTGTTTATTTCATTATCTGTGTTGAATGGTTAATATAAAGGATATCACCAAGCACTGGAGTGTGAATTGACATTATATTATAGTGCAGTCTATAAAGAATACAGTTGATAGTTGAGTCTATAGcctatattcattttttttttaaatgtctgattttgtaatgagattgcaaatgtattaatttcTCCATGCCCCTGACACATGCTCTGTAGCTTCCAtcaattatatctctattttgctCTGCTACCAAACAGTATGTGTTTCCTATATTTTAGAATAGATAAAGCTGAAGATGTTCATGTTTGCCAGTCAACACAACAAGCAGTCTGATAAACATTTTCTCTGTATTTCAAACAGTCACCTACTCAGCCAAGAAGTACAGCCTTGTCCAAGAGAACGAAAACTGGACTGAGGCACACGAGTACTGCAGACAGCACTACACAAACCTGTCCATCGTACACACAGAAGAGGATTGGAAGGCAATTCAATACTCTTTGGGTAATTTCAGTGGTGATGTGTGGATTGGGCTCCATAGGTATGATCCAACTGAAAAGTGGAAGTGGTCTGATGGAGAGGACTTCATGTTCTTGAACTGGGCAACAGAATTAGTCAAGTACATGGGTCRTGACTGTGTCATCTCCACTTCATCTCATTGGCAACCAGAGGATTGTCAGAATCAAAAGCAGTATGTGTGTCAGCAACTAGGTAAGCCTCTCTCAGTATATACAATGTATATTAATAAACTACTTTCAAAGTGAGACATAATTCACTTCCTGGATTATGTCTCATGAAATCGAATTAGTAACTTCATTTTCCCCCTCTATAAGTTCATCATGASAATGGAATAACAGAGAAGGAGTATGAGTTGATGAGTGYAAAAAAGCAGTGGATGTCAGCTCTGGAAAACTGCAAATCAACAGGCAGAGTTCTGGCGAGTATCTGTAACCAGAAAGAGCAGGTTGCCTTTGATGAGGTGGCTAAGGACCACACCTGGATTGGActaaagtacaacaacaacacatggaattGGTCCAGTGGGGAACCATTTCAGAAATGGGACCATACAATGCATGTGACAGGTGCAAACTGTGCTACGCTGAACTCAAAAAATGACAGAAAATGGACACCAGAAAATTGTTTTACTCAAAAAGCTTTCCTGTGCTATGGGGGTAAGTTGAACGCTGTGAGAGTGTTATCAAACTAGTGTTGACAGTCAATCATAATCTATGACTAAGTTTAATacaatggaatattttttatacAGTTCCTGACATGATAGGAAACAGGCATTTACAGTGTATgcatttatacaacgggtgggtctaatgctgaatgctgattggttaaaaccgcattccagccggtgtctattccacaaattaccaccggctaaatctatgaccttAAAATGGGACTGTGCAATacactgtctcatcagctcagCCAAGCAATTTATCAACTTGATCTccgctataaaaagcatctagacattatctcacatatctttgagactaaaatgtagttttcaacaacggagatttgtataaaccttgttgTCTGTTTCTCAgatatttgcaacattgttttaatattcaaattcgatctccagctgtcctatagtaatgaacgtgtcaggaGTTGGGACGAGACAGGCAgtcagcgtttctcagccagtcgaaatcatgaatcagctggcataatttttatggatatttacaaagaaatgtaaattaaaaaaaggtcaaatgaaacgaagtgcagctagtttgaagTCTTTGCAGCTTCACTTGGAAGTGATTGCGTTAGCTATGTTGTAGGCTAGCTCCTTTGAACAACAGTGTCtgatgagtgagcacattttttacatccctcattagcttattgttatggatgtatccaaataaatgtcagaaGAAAACAGTTTAAGTTAgacatagttggctagctagcaagaagggataagaacattgccagcaagtatggcaatggaacatttaaaacaaattactttttgttctatatccatagatatagaacaaaaagactgaacaactgggtcgcgtctctagcaaccgacATGGGCTGGGTAGGtttctttctaaatgtaataCGTTACAGTTACTGGTTACCTGTCCAAAACTGTAATCAGTAAGTGTCCCAAATCTTTGTTGAAAACATATAATATTGGAACGGTTTGCAGGTCCTTGAATTTGTCTCCGGCCTAaaaacacccgtgccaatatatcctcgaAACACTGGCTTCTCCGCCGTTATCACTTAAGTATTCTACTTCATTTTGACAGATGAACGTCCAAGTAACATCACTGGGTATTTGACCACTCCTGTTACCCCTGAAACCACCAGCCCTATTCCAACTGGATCTCCCTCTACCAAGACGTCCACCACAACACCTACCACCTTACTACCTTCCACTACAAATGGACAGTCCACCACCTCACCAcctaccactactaatggacagtccaccacctcaccacctaccactactaatggacagtaCACCCCCTCACCAcctaccactactaatggacagtccaccacctcaccacctaccactactaatggacagtcCACCACACCACCAACCTCAACTTCCAGTGGACAACTGACCTCATTAGGTCCCACTTCCTCAGACAGGAAGCCCACATCCTCCCCCAGTAGTACAACTTCTCCACTCCATCCTGGTGAGTGTCAGACATGGAGCTACATTCTGTACCAATCTGCACAAAGATGTACAAGTGACAGTTGATGGACATTTAATGGCAGATAAGACCGTATGTGTATTTGTGGTTTTGTGTTTATGAACTTGTACTAACATGTGTGCAatttcatgtgtgtttgtgttttgcccCTATTCAACAGCTCACTGCTCAAAGGGATTCGTGGTTGACAAAGCCTTTCCTTGGAACGACATTCTGATGGTATATGAACGGGACGTCCATCATTGCCAGCTTGCCTGCACTCAGAACCCTGCGTGTTCCTACTTCAGCTACGTGGTTAAAGAGTATAATCTATTTGAGTATTTGGGTTGCCTGTTCGGGTGGTGGTCACACCACTTGTTTTGGTAAATAGTTGATGGGTGGGGCTAGAGAAATGTCACTGCTCTCAAAAACAGAGCTATGGATTCATGGACTGACTATTCATGACATCAAAATGATATACTGTTATTGattacaattttttaaaatgtaaaatagaaATGACATAGGAAATGCATCAGTATTGTCCTTTACATTCAAAACAGATTCCACTGCTATCAGAATTATTCATTTGGTCAACCAACTATGACAAACTATCCAGGAGTCATATCTGGTTACTCTAGGAAGGGCTGCAGTAAAGGTATGGACCAATATAACCTACTCTACGAATAGTACTTACAACTgataaacacaacacaataaGCTCTAAATTGAGATGACTGAGTGATCTAGCCCAACAATATTAGTATCAAAGGAGGTTTATTGAGCTTCAAATAACTTCAGTTCCTTTATAAATCCAATGTAGTTTTATATAAGACtccaagtggaattatatttatttaaaattttacaaattaatacaaaattaaaagctgaaatgtcttgagtgccacgttctgaccatagtttgctttgtatgtttctatattttatgtctaggttgtctattttctgtgtctgtgtttcatcatacagaactgtttcggttgtttgtttgtgttttttttgttatttttgttccgtgttcatgttgatttattaaaaatcgaattatggacacttaccacgctgcacattggtccgacttttcctactcctcctcagacgaagaggagaatcgttacattgagtcaataagtattcaaacactttgttatggcaaacctaaagaAGTTCAGGAGCAAAAATGGCCTTAACAAGTTAGATAATAATTTGCATGGTCACACATTTTGtacaataatattttttaacatgatttttgaatccCATAACGCTAAAAGTAGCAGAGATCACAGTCTGGAACTTTGGTATGTGCGTAAGGTATATTAtaagttgcacccctttttgctctcagaacagcctcaatttgtcggggcaatTCATCagggactctacaatgtgtcgaaagcgttccacagggatgctggcccatgttgactccaatatttccacagttgtgtcaagttggctggatgtccgttgGGTGATACAAATTGTTGATACACACTGAAACTGCTGAGCTTGAacaacccagcagctttgcagttcttgacattcTCAAACAGgtgggcctggcacctactaccataccctgttcaaaggcacttaaattgtTTGTCTTTCACCCTgtaaatggcacacataaacaattcatgtttcaattgtctcaaggcttaaaaatgattctttaacctgtctcctatccttcatctacactgattgaagtagatttgacaggtgacatcagtaaggaatcatagctttcagctgatcagtctatgtcatggaaagagcatgttttgtacactcagtttatgtcAACAATtcttcctccaaaggacccttCTATGGAATATATTTAgtgaaaatccccaaaatgtCTTAACTTCTTGGGTTCTAGTTTCATGAGGAATCACCCCTGTGCTTTGTCTGTCCACACAGGCCCACCAGTAGAGATACCAGTGTTTACTTTGGTTAGCGAGGGGAGGAGCATGGCTGAAGCCCAGAAGTTCTGCAGGGAGTACTACGATGAACTGGCCACCATCTTCAATGCTGAGGACCAGACAGCAGCTTTGAGAGCAGTGTCAGCACAGAGCCTCACTGACGCTGTCTGGGTCCACTCCCAATACCATGCCTTTTGGCCCAAACTGGGCTATTCGAATACATCAAATGCAAAGTGTGTTGTTCATGGACTTGTAAATCAACGATGGGTTTTGAGAGAATGCACAAGTTCATGTAACTTTGTGTGCCAGAAAAGTAAGTGTATTTTGCATCCCTTCTCTCCATTGTGTGAAATTACTACTACTCCAAAGTAATGGAAACACTTTACTTGAAGGGGGTTAGTCATTCCTAACACCTTGGTACAGTACATAGTATATTTGAAATCAAGTCACCTTTATGAGTTACATCAATGTACCTGTCTTTCAGGACACTTTAAGGACAATTGTGTATCTTCTGTCCTTAGGCACACAATCAAAGACTTCCTCAGAGCATAAATATTACATGGGTCAAGGTTCATTGACGTGGAAGGGGGCACAGACGGCTTGCCGAGCCAATGGAGATGACTTAGCGAGCATCCTCACCCAAGAGGATTACACAGCATTCCAAAGCATAACAGAGACACAGCAGTTTGAAATGTGGATTGGACTCTACTGGAAGACTTCTACCAGAATGTGGGAGTGGTCCAATGGGGACCCCTTTCCATACTGTGTGTCTGAGCCTCAACTGGGTGCTAGTAACTGCTGCTCCCTGACCCTTTAAGGGCCATGGACAGACTGAACACATCTCCCTGGACAAGATAGACTGCTCTCTGAAGAGACCGTTTCTTTGCACTGGAAGTAAGACTGACATCTTTTATTGAACacatagagagaggaaaaggcaGGATTCAGACCTATTCTGACAACATAGACATGTGTGCCAGAGGCTGTGGCATTAACGCTTGACCAGCCAGACCACAAGACAGCCATCTTAGGGTCCCATTGCAGCACAGCCTACTCcagccacctctctctccccactctcaaTAGGAACAAATGCACATGTGTGTTCATGTGGTTTCTATTATGAGATAATATTTCCATACCGGTAAACATAGAATACAGAGCCTTGCTACTACACAGTTCAAAAGTAATTTACAGCCTTTAAATGACATTGGAATAAAAGTTAATTATTCATTGAAAATAAGCTGAATCAAATTTGAGTGGCTGTCTAATCTTACCATTCCTATGTCCCTCTAGAAAAGAGAATGAAGCAGACTATTGTAAGGATGTCTCTGAAATCTAACTCAGGAGGTGACCTCAATGACCCAGTGGTAAAGGAACAGATGTTGGAGCAGGTACAGTAGTCCTACATCTCCCACATCAGAAATCAATGTCATGCTCACTCATTTCACTCTTCTCATGATCAGGAATAGAAACCTGACATCACATAGTATTACATTTAGGATGCTGTATTAACATGAGGGCTGCTGACATTATCTGGTTTGATCATATGTCATAGATCAGAAAGGAGTTTGTTAAGGACGGGAACTTCATCCAAGGCCTACGCTGGAGAGAACTGCCTAACGGAGATGTTTTTCACAAAACAGTTGAACTTGGAAGCCCTGATGAAGGTAAACACTTTTTGGTGCTACAGTTAAAAAATGACTCtacgtttgtttagtctgttgtTCAGAGTCTCTTGTACAGTGTGTTGTTAGGTTTTGCATCCCATTGACAGTATGGAAATGAAGTAAGGTGTTCATGAACTAATTCCAGTGAGAGTCTTTgtactgttgtgtttgttttctaaGGTCAGTGTGGGTCAGGATGAAGAGGACCAGCCATGATGATGCAGCAGGAGAGGCATGGAAGGTCCAAGGAAATCACATGATATATTATATACCTTATAATACGtaatacaatattatttttgttaatGTTTTTCAAGTTATGAGTTTAATTTGTCTTGTGAAGGTAaaatattgaagtcaatgtatatTTGGATTGATTTAGACATTACAATGTTTTACTAATATAACATCAAATTATAATCTAAGGTTTTTGTTGGTTtatgaatgtaatgtaataataatgtttGTTGTACATCAGGGCAATTTGATTAGAGAAGAGAAGTAAAAAGGACATTTCAGTCAGGGACTTGCATTGTAATGAGAAATAATGTTACTCCATTATGGATGTGACTGTTGACATTCTTCAATAAAAGATGTTTGATTAGTGACATCAGTATTACCATTATTTTCACCCTCCAGCAAGAATGATGAGATGGAGGCAGTAATCACAACAGAATTATGTGCCAACATGCAAGCAGCaaccttcagggaacagtaaatatagagacacacacagacagacagactgttgtGGGTGTGACAGTATGACAGTATCCATGTTATGAAGCTAATCAACATTTGTATATCATTAGAGTTTTCCCTGGTGTCATGGTGTGTTGTGGCAGCTATTACAGTCTAACACAGGCTCATGAATAGCAGGGGAGAGGTGTGGGGTTCTTGCCCTTATTCATGTAGTTGATGGCTGTTATACATAAATCAACTTGATAAACCAAGTCATCATGTATTTAGCAAATGCTTTTATCCAAATTGACATAGACCAGGAAGTAAAACCACATCCTACCTACTTGTACCGTAGCACTAAACTCCAACCAAATAAGCTATCAGTATGGACTATAACATGTCCATACCAGGAACTATGGGCTTGTGTACATCCAGAATTACATTGCACTTTGTTTACACAATTGTGGATTAGGCTGCCATAACCCTGCAGGTaccacatagaaaacaaaaccttAATTACAATGCATTGGGCTGTAGGAAGATGACCTGCCTTGACTGGCACTGGGAGAACTCACAggttacaaatcaaatcacattttattagtcacatgcaccgaatacagacCTTAAAWTGATATCRTTGGTGTTTTCTWTGATTCWTTAACCACATATCTTCATGTCTCGTCAATCAGAGGTCAGTGGATATTGTACTGAACCCTGCTCTTTAGTGAAGCCCATGTCCAGCGCCAATAATAATGCAGATTCCTATTTaccaaatgtactgcaaattacTGTCACAAATGTGAACTTGATACACTAACAGAAAVGTACATTTGatcacacaacatactgtatttcgAACACCGTATAAAGTCCACTGTAATAACAGAGAAAATACATTGGGTCTATTGGTCAGTGTTTGTTTATGTGGAGGGAGGGGTTGGAGCTGAAGTTTCAGCATCTCCTGGGTGTGTTCACCTggtcagcagagagggaggagagaaacWCTATAAACTCATCTCTCTTTCCCCGGTCTCCCCATCTCACAACCAAACTCTGGGGAGYGAAGAGGKCAGCTAACTGGGTAGGTGTGCCATCATTTCAAGCTGCATtaaacatttttgatcaattgaAAACATCAAATGATTTTGCACTCTGTGCTTTTCTTTTAAGAGATWCTCACATAACAACCGTTTGRAACTGTTTCGTACAGTATCTCTTTTWAATRATTTGAATGGAGCTCTTTGCTCTTTGCTCTTTGCTTAATATTCTGACTAGAYGTAAAAATCTWATATTAAATCAAAgtttgtgatttttttaaatatatacgtCTGTTATGCATATCATAGACAATATGGYAATCAATAGATTTAGAGATAAATATATGTTGAAATTAAAGCTCCATCACATCTTTTACCTCGACTTAGattataaatgtatttgctaattTCAAAGTACGTGTTCAGTTAATCCAAGTGTAtaccatgtcaatcaatcaatcaaatgtattRATAAAGTCTGTATMtatcagccaatgtcacaaagtgctgtacagaaacccagccttaaKCCCCAAACAGCAAATGGTGGTCCTGTTGTAATCACATAGCTGACACAACAATAACAATCACACAAGAAAACAAATGCAGATGTATAAGTGGAGTTGTGATGGTGAARTTCACCATTTTAGACCTTCAGCCTGCAGACAGTGGGAGCTACTGCTGCAGAGCAGAGATCtctagagggttaaataatgcTTTAGAATTCTACAACCTGAGGGTAGTGAAAGGTATGTGCTGCACTTCATACTACTGGTTGTCAATGGATTTTGTTCAGTGCAGATGTCACCATACAGTAGGAAGGAGCATGAAGGGTTAATCAGCTTGTGTGTATTGTGAGTGAACAAGCCAAAACTCTTTTCATGGTCATGTCACGAACgccgtcagggaaatgaccggaccaaggtgcagcgtggtgagcgtacatatttctttattaagaatgtcgccaacaaaacaagaaacaccgaAAACGAACCGAAAATGACGAACATCACCGAAAATGacgcttactagggctatacaggccactaaccaagacaactacccacaactaaggtggcaaaacaggctgcctaagtatgattcccaatcagagacaacaatagacagctgtctctgattgggaaccacactcggccaaacacacagaaatacaaaacatagaatggccaccccacatcacaccctgacctaaccaaatagagaaataaaacggctctctaaggtcagggcgggaCAGGTCAATGCTATCTGTTCCTGAATGTGGCTTGAATCCTAACATTTTGTGTATGTATTGAATGTTTGAGCACACCTWTCACCTCCGTGAAAAAGGCGAAAGTCAACCATTTGTGTCTTGATCTCAATGTATGAATGTTACATTTATACATCACTATTGTGTTCTTTCCCTAACAAAGTCTGTACTGTTGGTAATGTTGTTTTGCTGGTGCCTAGTGATGCTTTATCCTGTGTGCCTTTCTGATGGTCTGTGTGGTGAAATACTTCAATTTTCTGGGGAACAATATTGAGAATCAGCCAATCGCAACCCAAAATGCAAGTCGGTGCAGGCAGGAATGCACCAATAACGACAAGTGCCAGTACTTTACATTTAACTGAAATGAGGCAGAAATTAGGTAGGAAATTTGGAAGYAGGTTGTGTTAATTTCTCCATGGCCCTGAAACGTGCTCTGTTGCTTTCATCAAGTAAATCTACATCTCTATATTACTCTGCTATCAAACGGTATGTGTTGCCTATAATTTAGAATAGATAAAGCTGAAGATGGTCATGTTTGCCAGTCAACACAACAAGCAGTCTGATAAYCATTTCCTCTGTATTTTAAACAGTCACCTACTCAGCCAAGAAGTACAGCCTTGTCCTTGAGGAGAAAAATTGGACTGAATCACAAGTGTActgcagacaacactacacaaATCTGTCCATCATACACACAGAACAGGATTGGAAGGCAATTCAATCCACTCTGAGTCATTTCAATAGTGATGTGTGGATTGGGCTCCATAGACATAAACCTGATCCAGATGAAAAGTGGAGGTGGTCTGATSGGGAGGACTTCATGTTCTTAAACTGGGATGGAGGCTTTGGCAGCCATCCCAACATTCACTGTGCCGTTTCAGCTTGTTCTCGTTTTTAACAACAGTTGTGTGACACCTCATTACCCTACATGTGTCAATCTCTAAAACCACTATTGTTTCCACTTCAAATCACTGGCTGCCAGACCTCAAAATATCCCCTGTAATTGACTTCCTGGATATTTTTCTTATTAACTGTCTCATGAAATCTGATAAATCACTTTTCACCTTTTCTTTCCATAAGTTCGTCATGACAGTGGAGCAACAGAGAAGGTGTATAAGCTGATAACTGAACCAAAGAACAAGACGGAGGCTGTGAAAGACTGCAACTATCAACAAGGAGAACCGGCCAGTTTCTGTAACCAGAAAGCGCAGGATGCCTTTGATCAGGTGACTAAAGGGATCACCTGGATTGGACTAAAGCATGAGAACAACACATGGAATTGGTCCAGTGGGGAACCATTTCAGATATGGGACAATCCAATGTGTTTGGGAGACGGAAACTGTGTAAAGCTGAACTATTACAGAAAATAGACACCAGAAAATTGTTCTAAGTCATTCGCTGTGCTATGGGGGTAAGTTGAACCCTGTGAGAGTTTTATCAAACTCGTGTTGACAGTCAATCATCATTTATGACTAGGTTGTATAGAATCTcccaaataataaaaatgtaaatgttttatatagAGTACATTGTTTTAGTATCATTGATCAACATGACAGGAAACAGGCACTTATTTGCGTGTATTCT contains:
- the LOC111955851 gene encoding putative C-type lectin domain family 20 member A, with product MNGVDFRINXIEKGFVXQDASQCRQKCTELYNCQYFTFVGKEAKIDQTNRDMCFLKASTGDSSVTIQYLQHATSGYSLKNCSGKVTYSAKKYSLVQENENWTEAHEYCRQHYTNLSIVHTEEDWKAIQYSLGNFSGDVWIGLHRYDPTEKWKWSDGEDFMFLNWATELVKYMGXDCVISTSSHWQPEDCQNQKQYVCQQLVHHXNGITEKEYELMSXKKQWMSALENCKSTGRVLASICNQKEQVAFDEVAKDHTWIGLKYNNNTWNWSSGEPFQKWDHTMHVTGANCATLNSKNDRKWTPENCFTQKAFLCYGDERPSNITGYLTTPVTPETTSPIPTGSPSTKTSTTTPTTLLPSTTNGQSTTSPPTTTNGQSTTSPPTTTNGQYTPSPPTTTNGQSTTSPPTTTNGQSTTPPTSTSSGQLTSLGPTSSDRKPTSSPSSTTSPLHPGPPVEIPVFTLVSEGRSMAEAQKFCREYYDELATIFNAEDQTAALRAVTL